One window of the Nitrososphaerota archaeon genome contains the following:
- a CDS encoding pyridoxamine 5'-phosphate oxidase family protein codes for MREERWQKLLREERVARLATHGDQGRIHLVPVCYAYDGKDIFIGTSLDSKKVKNVRRNSSVAFVVDFYVEDWSKLKGVMIQGRAEVIERGKEFEEAKKLLYEKYHQYEATAPIEEGESAIIKIKPEKVVSWDYES; via the coding sequence ATGCGAGAGGAGCGTTGGCAGAAGCTATTGAGGGAGGAACGTGTGGCTAGGTTAGCTACGCATGGAGATCAAGGTAGAATTCATCTGGTGCCTGTGTGCTACGCTTACGATGGTAAAGATATCTTCATAGGCACGAGCCTAGATTCTAAGAAGGTTAAGAATGTGAGGAGGAATAGTAGTGTTGCGTTTGTCGTCGACTTCTATGTTGAGGATTGGTCTAAGCTGAAGGGTGTTATGATACAGGGGAGGGCTGAGGTTATTGAAAGGGGTAAGGAGTTTGAGGAGGCGAAGAAGCTACTTTATGAGAAGTATCATCAGTACGAGGCTACTGCGCCAATAGAGGAGGGCGAGTCAGCAATCATAAAGATTAAGCCTGAAAAGGTTGTGTCCTGGGATTATGAAAGTTAG
- a CDS encoding N-6 DNA methylase → MGFESSGRAFESRLNVLLARLLSSELRFRAVSEHLSGRGRPDVVVWVNGVKVVLEGSYSRVDAENDVKRRIEEEFGDLGVAIYYKESFPSNLTELELEERLKSSVFEVRLIAPADISAVLLAYLTSKKVESRWVTGWMEARITDLTSILNEAVQFIISEEDFTRVIGEIEQKINEFVESLSSVDQGKQIARNLYEIFYKLYGLSVGNYADIGELIYAKAALTVLLSTTFYESIHAQLGLSSISSLCSQYGFKLGLRRAFEEMSKKVDYEPVYNLAIQVVDALPPDITLALKKIVELAETCASKRTLLKKDFSGKIYHRVVGDWAVRKGFATYFTTVPAAYLLAYLTVFTRTGIFEEFKDSIVVGDLTCGSGTLLTAAYNALKDLYIYSRFRRGEVDLKGFHKSMLEEGIWGIDTLRYAVQIASTNLALQDSTTKVSHMNTYTIPLGKENSKVTLGSLEFVKGRRIPSIAMWFEGASQKFAEGAEAASITEAEKVPEEIPEFDLLIMNPPFTRATGRGGGRGEVSSAS, encoded by the coding sequence TTGGGGTTTGAATCTTCTGGGAGGGCTTTTGAGAGTAGGCTTAACGTGCTTCTTGCTCGTCTGTTGAGTAGTGAGCTACGCTTTAGAGCTGTGAGTGAGCATCTATCAGGTAGGGGTAGGCCTGATGTCGTGGTGTGGGTAAATGGTGTGAAGGTGGTTTTAGAGGGTTCTTATTCGCGGGTGGACGCAGAGAATGATGTGAAGCGTAGAATTGAAGAAGAATTTGGAGATTTGGGTGTGGCGATTTACTATAAGGAAAGTTTTCCCTCGAACCTTACGGAGTTAGAGCTCGAAGAGAGATTGAAGAGCTCCGTCTTTGAGGTTAGGTTGATAGCCCCGGCAGATATCTCAGCGGTGTTGCTCGCTTATTTAACCAGTAAAAAAGTTGAGTCTAGATGGGTTACTGGTTGGATGGAAGCAAGGATTACAGATCTGACCTCCATATTGAATGAAGCTGTACAGTTCATAATAAGTGAGGAAGATTTTACACGCGTAATCGGCGAGATTGAGCAGAAAATCAACGAGTTTGTTGAAAGTTTGAGTAGCGTTGACCAAGGAAAACAGATAGCTAGAAACCTTTACGAGATATTTTATAAGCTGTATGGGCTTTCCGTCGGTAATTATGCGGATATAGGGGAGTTGATTTACGCTAAGGCTGCGCTAACAGTACTGCTTAGCACAACATTCTACGAGTCTATACACGCTCAGCTAGGGCTAAGCAGTATAAGTAGTCTGTGTAGTCAGTACGGTTTCAAACTTGGGTTAAGGAGGGCTTTCGAGGAGATGTCGAAAAAAGTCGATTACGAACCAGTCTATAACTTAGCTATTCAAGTCGTTGATGCCTTGCCGCCAGACATAACCCTAGCCCTCAAGAAGATTGTTGAGCTCGCAGAGACATGTGCCTCCAAAAGAACCCTTCTTAAAAAGGACTTCTCCGGTAAGATTTATCATAGGGTTGTTGGGGATTGGGCTGTAAGGAAGGGCTTCGCAACATACTTTACCACGGTTCCAGCTGCCTACCTCCTCGCTTACCTTACTGTCTTTACAAGAACTGGCATCTTTGAAGAGTTTAAGGATTCGATTGTAGTTGGAGACCTTACGTGTGGGAGCGGAACATTATTGACGGCAGCATATAACGCATTAAAGGATCTATACATATATTCGAGGTTTAGAAGAGGTGAAGTAGATCTCAAAGGTTTCCATAAGTCGATGCTTGAGGAAGGCATTTGGGGTATTGACACCTTAAGGTATGCTGTTCAGATAGCTTCTACAAACCTTGCGCTGCAAGATTCAACAACAAAAGTAAGCCACATGAATACCTACACTATACCTTTGGGGAAAGAGAATAGTAAAGTAACGTTAGGCTCTCTGGAGTTCGTGAAAGGTAGAAGAATACCATCGATAGCTATGTGGTTTGAGGGGGCTTCTCAAAAGTTTGCAGAGGGGGCTGAAGCAGCATCCATAACTGAGGCTGAGAAAGTGCCGGAGGAGATACCTGAATTCGACCTTCTAATCATGAACCCACCCTTCACAAGAGCCACGGGTAGAGGGGGAGGGAGAGGGGAGGTCTCTTCGGCTTCATAG
- a CDS encoding DUF72 domain-containing protein encodes MGRFRVGTSGYSYFWNPGVPTPFEWYLKQGFNTVEINASFYRFPSPSWVKAWVKAPRDFDFSIKVHRSITHYTKLSEKALRLWSRFEEPFKPIGDRIAFWLFQMPSNFKPNERNITKLTHFFTSLNLGERAVVEFRERSWWRRKDDLKTSGVSFCSVDAPDLPRDIITLNDLIYLRLHGREEWYAYVYSREELEEIVKRIKEANAKMAYIYLNNDLGMLENGRLLMKMLQI; translated from the coding sequence ATGGGTAGGTTTAGGGTTGGCACATCCGGCTACAGCTACTTCTGGAACCCGGGTGTGCCGACACCCTTTGAGTGGTATCTTAAGCAAGGCTTCAATACCGTTGAGATTAACGCTAGCTTCTACCGATTCCCCTCACCGAGTTGGGTGAAAGCGTGGGTTAAAGCGCCGAGAGACTTCGACTTCTCCATAAAGGTGCACCGCTCGATAACCCACTACACCAAACTTTCAGAGAAAGCCCTCAGACTGTGGAGCAGATTTGAGGAGCCGTTCAAGCCCATCGGGGATAGAATAGCGTTCTGGCTCTTCCAGATGCCCTCAAACTTCAAACCAAACGAAAGAAACATAACCAAACTAACACACTTCTTCACAAGCCTAAACCTAGGGGAGAGGGCAGTCGTCGAATTCAGAGAGCGGAGCTGGTGGCGTAGAAAAGACGACCTCAAGACCTCTGGGGTCTCTTTCTGCTCAGTAGACGCACCAGACCTACCAAGAGACATAATCACCCTAAACGACCTGATCTACCTTAGGCTACACGGAAGAGAGGAGTGGTATGCCTACGTGTATAGTAGAGAGGAGCTAGAGGAGATCGTAAAGAGGATAAAGGAAGCAAACGCTAAGATGGCTTACATCTACCTCAACAACGACCTCGGGATGCTAGAAAACGGCAGACTGCTCATGAAGATGCTGCAGATTTAG
- a CDS encoding stage II sporulation protein M, whose amino-acid sequence MTRRRIYLIVFLILIGFTALGSATTVDRSEADKILEDVRKTVPATPSIIDIFSNNIRVVLLMLIPGLGLILAPYVLYNTGLVFSASGVVNNISGVTLFLTTTILPFFWLEFAAYAASITQNLYLIWAIKSKILRYELRNLAYTLIAIAALLLLGAWVEMIFISS is encoded by the coding sequence TTGACTCGACGACGCATCTACCTAATCGTCTTTCTCATCCTAATAGGGTTCACAGCACTCGGCTCAGCGACAACCGTAGATAGAAGCGAAGCAGATAAGATATTAGAAGATGTGAGAAAGACCGTGCCAGCCACACCAAGCATCATAGATATCTTCAGCAACAACATAAGAGTAGTGCTCCTCATGCTCATCCCAGGGTTAGGGCTTATCCTAGCACCATACGTGCTCTACAACACAGGACTAGTCTTCTCAGCATCTGGCGTAGTAAATAATATCTCCGGCGTTACACTCTTCTTAACCACTACTATCTTACCATTCTTCTGGCTTGAGTTTGCAGCCTACGCAGCCTCCATAACCCAGAACCTCTATCTGATCTGGGCGATTAAGTCCAAGATTCTAAGATATGAGTTACGCAACCTCGCTTACACACTAATCGCTATAGCTGCTCTTCTTCTGCTAGGCGCTTGGGTTGAAATGATCTTTATTTCGTCTTAG
- a CDS encoding 2-isopropylmalate synthase, giving the protein MKYLDQEKRREFLAYLRKESIDLPDYEVVDVPKPKLYKEFFPWDKPPLTVFDGVLLPLKTPEKIWITDTTFRDGQQAREPYTVKQIVDLYTLLHELGGPEGKILQSEFFLYSKKDREAVEACRNLGYEYPIIAGWMRPTYEDLKLVKESKVEECGMVTPVSDYHIFYKFPGLGRERVISKYLEVAEETFRLGIVPRVHLEDSTRADIFGVVVPFIKKLTKLSRKYGLPFKVRVCDTLGIGLPWDAGALPRSVPKLIWVINNLCDVPSEQLEFHGHNDFHMGVANSVSAWLYGASLVNCTLLGIGERAGNVPLEAMVFMYATIKGDLDGMDTRVITKIAQYYEEEVGYSIPPYYPIVGENFNITWAGIHADGLLKNIEMYLPFDTEKLLDRPPGVAVSEYSGLAGVVFWINHYFRLTGDNKVTKSTPGVVEIHNEIKAMYDEGRLTRIGNDEMLALVKKYMPWLLEKANNRVKAKTK; this is encoded by the coding sequence ATAAAGTATCTGGATCAGGAGAAGCGAAGGGAATTCCTCGCATACCTTAGGAAGGAGTCCATCGATCTTCCTGACTATGAGGTTGTTGACGTGCCTAAGCCAAAGCTCTACAAAGAGTTCTTTCCTTGGGATAAACCGCCGCTAACAGTCTTCGACGGCGTACTCCTCCCACTCAAGACACCTGAGAAGATCTGGATAACTGACACGACCTTCAGGGATGGGCAGCAAGCACGTGAACCATATACTGTCAAGCAGATCGTGGATCTCTACACCTTACTTCACGAGCTAGGCGGCCCAGAGGGAAAGATCCTACAATCGGAGTTCTTTCTATATTCCAAGAAGGATAGAGAAGCTGTTGAGGCTTGTAGAAACCTCGGCTACGAATATCCGATCATAGCTGGTTGGATGAGACCAACCTATGAAGATCTGAAGCTCGTAAAGGAGAGTAAGGTTGAGGAGTGCGGCATGGTTACGCCTGTCAGTGACTACCACATCTTCTATAAGTTCCCTGGGCTAGGTCGTGAGAGGGTGATTTCAAAGTATCTTGAGGTGGCTGAGGAGACTTTTAGGCTTGGTATAGTGCCTCGTGTGCACCTAGAAGACTCCACGAGGGCAGACATATTTGGAGTAGTGGTTCCGTTTATCAAGAAGCTTACGAAGCTTTCACGCAAATACGGGCTTCCGTTTAAAGTAAGGGTCTGTGATACTCTAGGTATAGGACTACCTTGGGACGCTGGAGCCCTGCCGAGGAGTGTTCCGAAGCTCATCTGGGTCATAAACAACCTCTGTGATGTCCCATCGGAGCAGTTGGAGTTCCACGGGCATAACGACTTTCATATGGGTGTTGCAAACTCTGTTTCCGCTTGGCTCTACGGTGCATCATTAGTCAACTGCACCCTACTTGGGATAGGTGAGAGGGCTGGAAATGTGCCGCTAGAGGCGATGGTCTTCATGTATGCGACCATCAAAGGTGACTTGGATGGTATGGATACTAGGGTGATAACGAAGATCGCCCAATATTATGAGGAAGAAGTAGGCTACAGCATCCCACCCTACTACCCTATTGTAGGTGAAAACTTCAACATTACCTGGGCTGGCATACATGCTGATGGTCTTCTCAAAAACATAGAGATGTACCTACCGTTTGACACAGAGAAGCTTCTAGATCGACCGCCTGGTGTGGCTGTCTCAGAATACTCTGGTCTTGCTGGTGTAGTCTTCTGGATAAACCACTACTTTAGGCTCACAGGTGATAACAAGGTTACTAAATCGACGCCTGGTGTGGTTGAGATCCATAATGAGATCAAGGCGATGTATGATGAGGGCAGGCTTACCAGAATTGGGAACGATGAAATGCTTGCGCTGGTTAAGAAGTATATGCCTTGGCTGCTCGAAAAGGCTAACAACAGAGTTAAAGCTAAGACGAAATAA
- the mobB gene encoding molybdopterin-guanine dinucleotide biosynthesis protein B → MGVKLVVVVAIVGRKKSGKTWVMEYLISRLAGMGFKIGAVKHIHEEGITIDTTGKDTWRFAKAGAKVVLSASPDELALIKRSKMYYSNLDSILECLKGEDLDFIFIEGFHSLVAKRADVYKILTAKDAEDLNGLLIGTEPPILAATGVIGESVSRLTDQSPPIINLKLNGEELVNRIKALVQKKEEP, encoded by the coding sequence GTGGGCGTCAAGTTGGTTGTTGTAGTTGCAATTGTTGGTCGTAAGAAGTCTGGTAAAACTTGGGTGATGGAGTACCTAATTTCAAGACTCGCTGGGATGGGCTTTAAAATCGGTGCTGTGAAACATATACACGAGGAGGGCATAACGATAGACACCACCGGTAAGGATACGTGGCGGTTTGCTAAAGCGGGTGCTAAGGTCGTTTTAAGCGCTTCACCAGACGAGTTGGCTTTGATCAAAAGATCCAAGATGTACTACAGCAATTTAGATAGCATCCTAGAGTGCTTGAAGGGTGAAGATTTAGATTTCATATTCATAGAAGGGTTTCACTCCCTTGTAGCGAAGAGAGCGGATGTATACAAGATCTTGACAGCCAAAGATGCTGAGGACTTAAATGGACTTCTCATAGGTACCGAGCCTCCTATTTTAGCCGCTACCGGAGTTATAGGTGAAAGTGTAAGTCGGCTAACAGATCAAAGCCCACCTATAATCAATCTGAAATTGAATGGTG